One window from the genome of Natronomonas pharaonis DSM 2160 encodes:
- a CDS encoding winged helix-turn-helix domain-containing protein produces the protein MTNDPDDIFEVLSSDVSREILAAASVGPVSAQELENVCDASLPTIYRRLEMLQRYDFISEEQAVDPDGGQYKQYSTDLKEITIVIEDGGYDVDIRVRKDTVDKFGELFRDLREGHRESDASGPSESGSSTEDTE, from the coding sequence ATGACGAATGACCCCGATGATATCTTCGAGGTTCTTTCGAGCGATGTAAGCCGAGAGATTTTGGCAGCGGCGAGTGTAGGGCCGGTATCCGCCCAGGAACTGGAGAACGTATGTGATGCATCTCTCCCGACAATCTATCGCCGCCTTGAGATGCTCCAGCGCTACGACTTCATCTCGGAAGAGCAAGCCGTGGACCCGGACGGCGGCCAGTACAAGCAGTACTCGACCGATCTGAAAGAGATCACCATAGTCATCGAGGATGGAGGATACGATGTGGACATTCGAGTTCGAAAAGACACCGTGGATAAGTTCGGAGAACTGTTTCGTGACCTCAGAGAGGGACACCGTGAGTCGGATGCGTCCGGCCCATCCGAATCCGGTTCATCGACGGAGGACACAGAATGA
- a CDS encoding VOC family protein, giving the protein MTPESFFHIALKVDDVDEGLAFYRQHFDAELIERGHADDGDGATAVNHVAVAVADKRVYLFDRAPYEAAGLVDERPTGFLHFGYVVDDVEAACADLAASGVEFIMEPSVFGDLKIAFVTDPAGVRIELLEHI; this is encoded by the coding sequence ATGACACCGGAATCGTTCTTTCATATCGCGCTCAAAGTAGACGATGTCGATGAGGGGCTTGCATTCTACCGTCAGCATTTCGATGCAGAACTCATCGAACGGGGCCATGCAGACGATGGGGACGGAGCGACAGCAGTCAACCACGTCGCAGTGGCGGTCGCCGACAAGCGGGTGTATCTTTTCGACCGGGCGCCGTATGAAGCGGCTGGCCTCGTTGACGAACGTCCGACCGGATTTCTCCACTTCGGCTATGTCGTTGACGATGTTGAAGCGGCCTGTGCGGACCTTGCGGCCTCGGGCGTTGAGTTCATCATGGAGCCGTCAGTCTTCGGCGACCTGAAAATCGCGTTCGTTACCGACCCTGCAGGCGTACGAATCGAGCTTCTTGAGCATATCTGA
- a CDS encoding cation:proton antiporter produces the protein MPEQQLADLSQEVAASGDSIAFAADFAVIVVVATVIGLLARQLGQPTIVAYILTGVVLGPVALDVVTQEGLVDVMAELGLGFLLFLLGLKMRFDDIREILAPITNVAIGQTVLQTALAFLVALLLGFATDEILVIALATVFGATPVIVKVLTDKDEITTLPGKIDVGVLIVQDIYLVVVLALFGAEQLGDAGEIATTLGVIFVMMSFIGLFSLASSRYLLPHLFERIANNKDVFLIVAIAWAFLFIAIAEGFDLSVEVGAFLAGLSLAQLPYSKELQDRITPITDFFILVFFASIGLQIESVGSLLTHWQEALIASVVLMVGNFWIMFYLIDREGFGPETSFLGSINMVQVSEFSLVVGALAFQQGYIGADVLGYLTLMALLTMTASTYIILYNHAIYERVAPWIRRISSGDGIDEGLPEYENHAVAIGYDEVTEKALPVLDEAFEEVVIIDRNTEHIAEIREAGEYESIFGDFRHKEVRKASNLKEAEFVLSSSVQREINEALLQETADDTPVFVEAERIADAHRLYEAGASYVVMPPHLAAEKLGEYLELYLTDQSVFHTRIQDDIEQIRRRASQATTRRRMASDTGVDLRTSGGDDD, from the coding sequence ATGCCCGAACAACAGCTTGCCGACCTCTCTCAAGAGGTCGCCGCCTCAGGCGACAGTATCGCCTTCGCGGCTGACTTCGCTGTTATCGTCGTCGTCGCCACGGTCATCGGGTTGCTCGCGCGGCAGCTCGGCCAGCCCACTATCGTCGCCTACATTCTTACTGGCGTCGTTCTCGGTCCTGTCGCGTTAGATGTCGTCACCCAGGAGGGGTTGGTTGACGTGATGGCGGAGTTGGGGCTCGGATTTCTCCTGTTCCTTCTGGGCCTCAAGATGCGGTTCGACGATATCCGCGAAATACTGGCGCCGATTACGAACGTGGCTATCGGGCAGACGGTGCTTCAGACTGCGCTGGCGTTTCTTGTCGCGCTGCTGCTTGGGTTTGCCACCGACGAGATTCTGGTTATCGCGTTGGCGACTGTCTTCGGTGCAACGCCGGTCATCGTCAAGGTGCTCACTGATAAGGACGAGATTACGACACTGCCGGGCAAAATCGATGTCGGCGTCCTCATCGTGCAGGACATCTATCTCGTCGTCGTCCTCGCGCTGTTCGGTGCCGAACAACTCGGTGACGCCGGAGAGATTGCGACGACGCTCGGCGTCATCTTCGTGATGATGAGCTTCATCGGGCTGTTCTCGCTCGCGTCGTCCCGGTACCTTCTGCCCCACCTGTTCGAACGGATCGCCAACAACAAAGACGTCTTTCTCATCGTCGCAATCGCGTGGGCGTTCCTCTTTATCGCAATCGCCGAGGGGTTCGACCTTTCAGTTGAGGTCGGAGCGTTCCTTGCCGGCCTCAGCCTCGCTCAGCTTCCGTATAGTAAGGAGCTTCAGGACCGCATCACGCCGATCACCGATTTCTTCATTCTCGTCTTCTTCGCCTCGATTGGGCTTCAAATCGAAAGCGTTGGCAGCCTGCTCACACACTGGCAAGAGGCGCTCATCGCGTCGGTCGTGCTGATGGTCGGGAACTTCTGGATTATGTTCTACCTCATCGACCGGGAAGGATTCGGTCCCGAGACATCCTTCCTCGGCTCGATTAACATGGTACAAGTCAGCGAATTCTCGCTCGTCGTCGGCGCACTCGCGTTCCAGCAGGGGTATATCGGCGCTGACGTACTTGGATACCTGACCCTGATGGCGCTGCTGACGATGACTGCCTCCACGTATATCATCCTCTACAACCACGCTATCTACGAACGCGTTGCGCCGTGGATTCGGCGCATCTCGTCTGGCGACGGTATCGACGAGGGGCTCCCCGAGTACGAGAACCACGCGGTCGCAATCGGGTACGACGAGGTAACCGAGAAAGCACTCCCGGTGCTCGACGAGGCATTCGAGGAGGTCGTCATCATCGACAGGAACACAGAACACATCGCGGAAATACGTGAAGCCGGCGAGTACGAGTCGATATTCGGCGACTTCCGACACAAGGAAGTCAGGAAAGCATCGAATCTCAAGGAGGCAGAGTTCGTGTTGAGTTCGAGCGTCCAGCGTGAAATCAACGAAGCGCTGCTGCAGGAGACGGCAGACGACACCCCCGTTTTCGTCGAAGCCGAGCGCATTGCGGACGCACATCGCCTCTACGAGGCGGGAGCGTCGTACGTGGTGATGCCGCCTCATCTGGCAGCCGAAAAGCTGGGCGAGTATCTCGAACTGTATCTCACCGACCAAAGCGTGTTCCACACACGAATACAGGACGACATCGAACAGATTCGACGGCGCGCGAGTCAGGCAACCACCCGGAGGCGGATGGCATCAGACACGGGGGTCGACCTGCGAACGTCGGGAGGTGACGATGACTGA
- a CDS encoding BCCT family transporter — MSQRPSSVSESLRSFINELDPVPFLVGAVISVGFVIYTAYDVAAVQAGIDWAFGTLGERLAWLYLAGMLALIVLAAYLMVSSYGSVTLGTGPPEYSYPAYVAMFFSAGLSAGIVFFGPAEALGHYQTPPPLFEGSVGPASEGAIVPAVAYTIFHYGLSAWGGYLAIGLPVAYFAYKYDAPFRVSTALYPVLGTERLDGVVARAVDTLAVVATIGGIATGLGFIATQLLTGITFETGRQFSDAETILAITGITVFFTLSLIAGVSRGIRRVSQFNIGLMVLLLLVALVAGPTLALLNTGVAALGSYGANFFQMSLFLGADGGAEWAAAWTVFYWSWWIAWAPFVGLFLARISRGRTIRTVVGTAFVTMTVTSAIWFTVVGGSSVWLHHLGVVDLLGPVGEFGNGIAGFVLFGSFTGGAVWQLLFFVLVTTFFVTSADSSTLALGMLTTGGERAPSKANRAFWGVLQGVIASVLVVVGGATALRSSVIVTGAPFAVVCLVALAGFVYWLWADTPEPSTQGASGASVSDD; from the coding sequence ATGAGTCAGCGACCATCCTCGGTCAGTGAGTCGTTACGCTCGTTTATCAACGAACTCGACCCGGTTCCGTTCTTGGTCGGCGCGGTCATCTCGGTCGGCTTCGTCATCTACACTGCCTACGATGTCGCCGCGGTGCAGGCGGGCATCGACTGGGCGTTCGGCACACTCGGTGAGCGGCTCGCATGGTTGTATTTGGCTGGTATGCTCGCACTAATCGTGCTTGCGGCCTATCTCATGGTCAGTTCGTACGGCAGCGTGACGCTCGGGACGGGGCCGCCGGAGTACAGCTACCCCGCGTACGTGGCGATGTTCTTTTCTGCCGGGCTCTCGGCCGGTATCGTCTTTTTCGGCCCCGCAGAGGCGCTGGGCCACTACCAGACCCCGCCGCCGCTGTTCGAGGGGTCGGTTGGGCCGGCATCGGAGGGCGCTATCGTTCCGGCAGTCGCATACACGATTTTCCACTACGGGCTGAGTGCTTGGGGCGGCTATCTCGCCATCGGGCTGCCCGTGGCGTACTTCGCGTACAAGTACGACGCACCGTTTCGGGTTTCGACGGCTCTGTATCCGGTACTCGGCACGGAGCGGCTTGACGGCGTCGTCGCCCGGGCGGTTGACACACTCGCTGTCGTCGCGACAATCGGCGGTATTGCGACCGGCCTCGGATTCATCGCGACCCAGCTGTTGACCGGCATCACCTTCGAGACCGGGCGGCAGTTCAGCGACGCTGAGACTATCCTCGCCATTACTGGCATTACTGTCTTCTTTACGCTCTCGTTGATCGCCGGTGTTTCGCGTGGCATCCGCCGTGTTTCGCAGTTCAACATCGGGCTGATGGTGCTACTGCTCTTGGTCGCGCTCGTTGCGGGGCCGACCTTGGCGCTGCTGAATACGGGCGTTGCGGCGCTTGGGTCCTACGGGGCGAACTTCTTCCAGATGAGCCTCTTTCTCGGTGCGGATGGCGGCGCTGAGTGGGCGGCCGCTTGGACGGTGTTCTACTGGTCGTGGTGGATCGCGTGGGCACCTTTCGTCGGGCTCTTTTTGGCGCGTATCTCCCGTGGACGGACGATTAGAACAGTGGTCGGCACAGCCTTCGTTACGATGACGGTCACGTCAGCCATCTGGTTTACGGTGGTGGGCGGAAGTTCCGTTTGGCTGCATCATCTCGGCGTTGTCGACCTCCTCGGTCCGGTTGGAGAGTTCGGCAATGGAATCGCTGGGTTCGTGCTGTTCGGGTCGTTTACCGGCGGCGCGGTCTGGCAACTGTTGTTTTTCGTTCTCGTCACGACGTTCTTTGTCACGTCCGCCGACTCGTCGACGCTCGCCCTCGGAATGTTGACGACCGGCGGAGAGCGAGCGCCATCGAAGGCGAACCGAGCGTTCTGGGGGGTGCTTCAGGGAGTCATCGCCTCCGTGCTCGTCGTCGTCGGGGGTGCGACCGCGTTGCGGTCGTCGGTCATCGTCACAGGCGCTCCGTTTGCGGTCGTCTGTCTGGTCGCACTCGCCGGGTTCGTCTACTGGCTTTGGGCTGATACCCCGGAGCCCTCGACACAGGGTGCTTCGGGAGCCAGCGTCTCGGACGACTGA
- a CDS encoding DUF7521 family protein, which yields MIDVEVWMFVASNLLVFAVGGTLTVLSYRAQRRFEQTSLRYTTLGFALITVSTVVEAFYAPGMINTGPLTDSQLLVLYTVESGLIGLGLASVAYSVLQYE from the coding sequence ATGATTGACGTCGAGGTCTGGATGTTCGTCGCCAGCAACCTACTCGTGTTCGCTGTCGGTGGCACGCTGACCGTTCTCAGCTACAGAGCACAGCGACGTTTTGAGCAGACGAGCCTCCGATACACCACCCTCGGATTCGCACTCATCACCGTGAGTACGGTTGTCGAGGCCTTTTATGCGCCGGGAATGATTAATACAGGACCACTGACTGATAGTCAACTGCTCGTTCTCTACACCGTCGAATCCGGATTAATCGGGCTTGGGCTAGCTAGTGTTGCGTACTCGGTCCTGCAGTACGAGTGA
- a CDS encoding permease → MSADKATNVRERLVREEQPVVTDPVCKMRMNRENAITTDYKQETVHFCSEQCRSLFEQNPDAHTTSWKEKITSWNGWVEAANQTRRDAKMLGKPLLAGFVIAGFAAAVIPDWAWEVFFGAGGEGFTAVLYSSAVGPLVSLVAFVGSMGNIPLAAVLWGSGFLFAGVIAYIYADLIVPQLILLYRQIFGTTIGNRLTIILYLSMATAGFIVYYLFAALGLIPDAAVADPGAGLAVAGVDVVVVMNALFLLIAVGFVWLVVRGRRDAPGDRTVNDPVTGGELTVKNADYCTVYDESIYYFESDESRERFKQSPESYLK, encoded by the coding sequence TTGTCCGCTGATAAAGCGACAAACGTACGGGAACGGCTGGTCCGAGAGGAACAGCCCGTCGTTACTGACCCAGTCTGCAAAATGCGAATGAACAGGGAAAACGCCATCACCACCGACTACAAGCAAGAGACCGTTCACTTTTGCTCCGAACAGTGTCGGTCGCTCTTTGAGCAGAATCCGGACGCACACACAACCTCGTGGAAAGAAAAGATCACGTCGTGGAACGGCTGGGTGGAAGCGGCAAACCAGACACGGCGCGATGCCAAAATGCTCGGCAAGCCGCTTCTCGCCGGGTTCGTTATCGCCGGCTTCGCCGCCGCAGTAATTCCGGACTGGGCGTGGGAGGTTTTCTTCGGGGCCGGCGGCGAAGGCTTTACCGCGGTACTGTACAGCAGCGCAGTCGGGCCGCTCGTGTCGCTTGTGGCGTTCGTCGGGTCGATGGGGAACATCCCGCTGGCGGCGGTCCTGTGGGGCTCGGGGTTCCTGTTTGCGGGCGTTATCGCGTACATCTACGCGGACCTCATCGTTCCCCAACTCATTCTCCTCTACCGCCAGATCTTCGGGACGACGATCGGGAACCGGCTGACGATTATTCTCTATCTTTCGATGGCAACAGCCGGATTCATCGTCTACTACCTGTTTGCCGCTCTGGGTTTGATCCCGGACGCCGCCGTAGCCGACCCCGGAGCGGGGCTTGCTGTGGCCGGAGTCGACGTGGTCGTAGTTATGAACGCGCTCTTTCTGCTCATTGCAGTTGGGTTCGTCTGGCTAGTTGTGCGGGGACGCAGGGACGCCCCCGGCGACCGGACTGTCAACGACCCTGTCACTGGTGGAGAGTTGACTGTAAAGAACGCTGACTACTGTACGGTCTACGATGAGTCAATCTACTACTTCGAGAGTGACGAATCGCGCGAACGGTTCAAGCAATCGCCGGAGTCGTATCTGAAGTAG
- a CDS encoding RNA-guided endonuclease InsQ/TnpB family protein, whose translation MEHSHRYHAYPTQEVAERLERHLDVHRQLYNHIRWDYEQAPEDDKPSEYDQNNKLPGWKRKWPVFSELHSKAAQATVARFHRNLSNLRKKKEKGYNVGRLKRQAPTDYRSVTYNQSGFDLDEKRGHDRYAHVRFSKIGWVKIRYHRPIPDHATIKEVTFKKETTGEWFVSFGLETDDADLPEKPPVDSLDASNSVGIDLGILNYIHTSDGKTVDWLDLEDEYERLRREQRKLSRKERGSSNYEKQRLKVAKVKRHIKRKVLDYQHKITTWLVKEYAAVFVEELNVKGMLEQSHNARNKQDAAWRQFITLLEYKADLYGCHVVQVEARGTTKECASCGVETAKPIWVRKHSCPSCGFETDRDANAAMNVLQRGFSELGLGWPEDTPVETVTATDTPEFQCVSASHVVETGSLGA comes from the coding sequence ATGGAACACAGTCACCGCTACCACGCCTACCCGACACAAGAGGTAGCGGAGCGGCTGGAACGCCATCTCGACGTTCATCGCCAGCTCTACAACCACATCCGGTGGGACTACGAACAAGCCCCCGAAGACGACAAACCGAGTGAGTACGACCAAAACAACAAACTCCCCGGGTGGAAACGCAAGTGGCCCGTCTTCAGCGAACTGCACTCGAAGGCCGCCCAAGCCACCGTTGCACGCTTCCACCGGAACCTCTCGAACCTTCGCAAAAAGAAAGAGAAAGGGTACAACGTTGGTCGGCTCAAACGGCAAGCACCCACCGACTACCGGAGCGTGACGTACAACCAGTCCGGTTTCGACCTCGATGAAAAGAGGGGCCACGACAGGTATGCTCACGTTCGCTTCAGCAAAATCGGTTGGGTGAAAATCCGTTACCACCGACCGATTCCAGACCACGCCACCATCAAAGAAGTCACGTTCAAGAAGGAGACGACTGGGGAGTGGTTCGTCTCCTTCGGACTCGAAACTGACGACGCTGACCTGCCCGAGAAACCCCCGGTGGACTCGCTCGACGCGAGCAACAGCGTTGGAATCGACCTTGGCATTCTCAACTACATCCACACCAGCGATGGCAAGACCGTGGACTGGCTCGACCTCGAAGACGAGTACGAGCGTCTTCGCCGTGAACAGCGCAAGTTGTCGCGGAAAGAGAGGGGGTCGAGTAACTACGAGAAGCAACGTCTGAAGGTCGCCAAGGTCAAGCGTCACATCAAGCGGAAGGTGCTGGACTACCAGCACAAAATCACGACGTGGCTCGTCAAAGAGTACGCCGCCGTATTCGTCGAGGAGTTGAACGTGAAGGGGATGCTTGAACAGTCGCACAACGCCCGCAACAAGCAGGACGCGGCGTGGCGACAGTTCATCACCCTCCTCGAATACAAGGCCGACCTGTACGGGTGCCACGTCGTTCAAGTCGAAGCCAGAGGCACGACGAAAGAGTGTGCGTCGTGTGGTGTGGAGACGGCGAAACCCATCTGGGTCAGAAAACACTCCTGCCCGTCGTGTGGGTTCGAAACGGACAGAGACGCGAATGCGGCGATGAACGTGTTGCAGAGAGGCTTTTCTGAACTAGGGCTGGGATGGCCCGAAGACACGCCCGTGGAGACTGTGACCGCTACGGACACACCTGAATTTCAGTGTGTGTCTGCAAGTCACGTCGTGGAAACGGGAAGCCTCGGGGCTTGA
- a CDS encoding NAD(P)/FAD-dependent oxidoreductase, which produces MTDQTHHCTANDGQNESPDNGSMADTSFDYDVVIVGGGPAGLSAGVFTARADFRTLVVEHNRSLLRKSAHLENYLGFPAGVRPTTFLEIAQDHATNAGCVYVSGEVVDIKHAHSEDHSGDAPETGAVDSGFIVSTADQQFETRYVIVASWSDCSFLDTLGVERGTEDGGHVPIIEVDADGRTSVDGVYAAGRITDQHHQAIVNAGHGAHVAIALIEEVNPAFWNDWVAIEGYYDSYDKEVPVGVEEISHEERERRIRDSRATMRRYFGEHSVNEPEDAMR; this is translated from the coding sequence ATGACTGACCAAACCCACCACTGCACAGCGAATGACGGACAAAATGAATCACCGGACAACGGAAGCATGGCCGACACCTCGTTCGACTACGATGTCGTCATCGTCGGCGGCGGCCCTGCTGGCTTATCAGCCGGCGTGTTTACCGCCCGTGCCGACTTCAGGACGCTGGTTGTCGAACACAACCGCTCGTTGCTTCGCAAGTCAGCCCATCTAGAAAATTATCTGGGCTTTCCCGCGGGCGTTCGCCCGACTACCTTTCTCGAAATAGCTCAAGACCACGCGACGAACGCGGGCTGTGTGTATGTGTCGGGCGAAGTCGTCGATATCAAACACGCACACAGCGAAGACCACAGCGGTGACGCCCCTGAGACCGGAGCCGTGGACAGCGGCTTTATTGTCTCGACGGCTGACCAGCAGTTCGAGACACGATATGTTATCGTCGCCTCGTGGTCCGATTGCTCGTTTCTCGATACTCTCGGCGTCGAGCGGGGAACCGAGGATGGCGGCCACGTTCCGATTATCGAAGTCGATGCCGACGGACGAACGAGCGTTGACGGGGTGTATGCGGCCGGGCGCATCACCGACCAGCATCACCAAGCAATCGTCAACGCCGGACACGGCGCACACGTCGCGATTGCGTTGATAGAGGAAGTCAACCCAGCGTTCTGGAACGATTGGGTCGCTATCGAGGGATACTACGATTCATACGACAAGGAGGTCCCGGTCGGCGTCGAGGAGATTAGCCACGAAGAACGCGAACGCCGAATCAGGGATTCACGGGCGACAATGCGCCGGTACTTCGGGGAACACAGCGTGAACGAACCGGAAGACGCCATGCGGTAG
- a CDS encoding ABC transporter ATP-binding protein, producing MMLLNVTDLRITYESATKRAASDPDDDRTPAVDGASLTVDRGEVVALVGESGSGKSTLARSIVGLHRPGEITDGEIRLDGTELAAAGEATLRTIRGRQVGVAFQDPTAAFDPVYPVGEQITEAIAAAEGHQGLFESLGVPPFADRDVRKQRREQAAALLDDVGVDDPSARLDAYPGELSGGQCQRAMLATALAGNPDLLIADEPTAGLDATTRACILELLESLAEERDLGVLVITHDLAVVAQHCDRVAVLSDGRVVETGATTAVVADPEHPETRSLVDAGDAIALGKETRQQRTAVDGGGMHANSDRPLKRPTNNTSDDDSSDSTAVVELAEVTKTYAADTSLFDRLRPGSPPDSRTALDAVSLSIQRGETLGLVGESGGGKSTVVELIAGLTAPTEGTVRIDGRRAGTVDERGRELRSDVGVVFQHPEASFDPRWPVGRSIAEPLRRLGWPKRRRTERVEELLTLVGLPSSVVDARPQQLSGGQIQRAAIARATATDPRVLLLDEPVSALDATTRAHVLDLFVEMQRQRSGTAVFVSHDLGAVGRVADRIGVLERGRLVEIGDAGRILSNPSHPHTQTLLESVPERPTEIDVAATDRSRRAVTDHDDTQATETD from the coding sequence ATGATGCTCCTCAACGTTACCGACCTTCGAATCACGTACGAATCAGCCACGAAGCGTGCTGCGAGCGACCCTGATGACGACCGCACTCCGGCCGTCGACGGCGCTTCCCTCACGGTCGACCGCGGCGAAGTCGTCGCGCTGGTCGGAGAAAGCGGCTCCGGCAAATCAACGCTTGCCCGCTCGATTGTCGGCCTCCACCGGCCCGGCGAGATTACCGACGGCGAAATCAGGCTCGATGGCACCGAGCTAGCGGCGGCCGGTGAAGCGACGCTACGGACCATCCGTGGCCGACAGGTCGGTGTCGCATTTCAGGACCCGACCGCTGCGTTCGACCCCGTCTATCCTGTCGGCGAACAGATCACAGAGGCAATCGCAGCCGCAGAAGGCCACCAAGGGCTGTTCGAGTCGCTTGGCGTCCCACCGTTTGCCGACCGGGATGTACGCAAGCAACGACGTGAGCAGGCGGCAGCGCTTCTTGATGATGTCGGGGTTGACGACCCAAGCGCGCGCCTCGACGCCTACCCGGGCGAACTCAGCGGCGGCCAGTGCCAGCGAGCGATGCTCGCGACGGCGCTCGCCGGCAATCCCGACCTGCTTATCGCCGACGAGCCGACTGCCGGCCTCGATGCGACAACACGGGCCTGTATCCTCGAACTGCTCGAAAGCCTCGCCGAGGAACGTGATCTCGGTGTTCTCGTTATTACCCACGACCTCGCGGTCGTCGCCCAGCACTGTGACCGCGTCGCCGTGCTGAGCGACGGCCGGGTCGTCGAGACAGGAGCGACTACGGCTGTCGTTGCTGACCCCGAGCATCCGGAAACGCGGTCGCTTGTCGATGCTGGCGACGCTATCGCGCTCGGCAAAGAGACGCGACAGCAGCGGACTGCCGTTGACGGCGGCGGGATGCATGCCAACAGCGACCGCCCGCTCAAGCGGCCAACAAATAATACATCCGACGACGACAGCTCCGATTCGACTGCAGTCGTGGAGCTGGCCGAGGTCACAAAAACCTATGCCGCCGATACATCGCTTTTCGACCGGCTTCGCCCCGGCTCTCCCCCGGATTCTCGAACCGCCCTCGATGCGGTCTCGCTGTCGATTCAGCGAGGGGAAACACTCGGACTGGTTGGCGAAAGCGGCGGGGGAAAATCGACGGTTGTTGAACTGATTGCTGGGTTGACAGCGCCGACCGAGGGAACGGTCCGTATCGACGGCCGTCGGGCCGGCACCGTCGACGAACGGGGCCGAGAGCTTCGCTCCGATGTCGGCGTTGTCTTCCAGCACCCGGAGGCAAGCTTTGACCCTCGCTGGCCAGTCGGTCGGTCGATTGCGGAGCCGCTGCGGCGGCTGGGATGGCCGAAGCGACGTCGTACCGAGCGTGTTGAGGAATTGCTTACCCTCGTTGGTTTACCGTCATCCGTGGTCGACGCCCGTCCGCAGCAGCTCTCCGGTGGACAGATACAGCGAGCGGCAATTGCCCGGGCAACCGCGACGGATCCCCGCGTGCTGTTGCTCGATGAGCCAGTCTCCGCGCTGGACGCCACGACGCGTGCTCACGTGCTTGATCTCTTCGTTGAGATGCAGCGGCAGCGAAGCGGGACGGCGGTGTTCGTCTCCCATGATCTGGGGGCAGTGGGCCGTGTGGCCGACCGAATCGGTGTGCTCGAACGCGGCCGCCTCGTCGAAATCGGTGACGCCGGTCGCATTCTCTCGAACCCGTCGCATCCACACACACAGACGTTGTTGGAATCGGTGCCGGAGCGGCCGACTGAAATCGACGTGGCCGCTACCGACCGGTCACGACGGGCCGTCACCGACCACGACGACACGCAAGCAACAGAGACAGACTGA
- a CDS encoding universal stress protein, which produces MTVPVMERVLLPTDGSDCAETAAGLASRIASDYDATLHVLHISETVPGKVDGPPILDADLEATDCEAIQRIHQQARGYGAEDIEAAISSGYPFREIVRYVELRDIDIVVMGSHDRTGLGRVLNRSTTKNVIRRSPAPVLTVPQSTEESAMLPIPEQ; this is translated from the coding sequence ATGACTGTACCTGTGATGGAACGCGTGTTGCTACCGACGGACGGGAGCGACTGTGCGGAAACAGCTGCTGGACTCGCGAGTAGAATCGCAAGCGACTACGACGCAACGCTACACGTCTTGCATATCAGTGAAACGGTCCCCGGGAAGGTCGATGGGCCACCTATACTCGACGCTGACCTCGAAGCGACCGACTGTGAAGCAATACAGCGGATTCACCAGCAGGCACGCGGGTACGGCGCCGAGGATATCGAGGCGGCGATTTCGTCCGGCTATCCCTTCAGGGAGATTGTTCGGTATGTTGAGCTGCGGGACATCGACATCGTTGTGATGGGGAGCCACGACCGCACGGGGCTCGGGAGAGTGCTAAACCGAAGCACGACCAAGAACGTCATTCGCCGTTCCCCCGCTCCTGTACTGACAGTTCCGCAGTCCACCGAGGAGTCAGCGATGCTCCCGATTCCGGAACAGTAG